In the Larus michahellis chromosome 6, bLarMic1.1, whole genome shotgun sequence genome, one interval contains:
- the NANOS1 gene encoding nanos homolog 1, which translates to MEAFPGGKLEQHRHLPAVECLPGARYGGRSHSACGNVFNSWNDYLGLATLITKAVRPGKGFGAEPPSVVVAAAVPPAEEEEEEEEEEEEAAGPYFEGALDLQDLDLCGHHHHHHHHGEGLLEERFADFSPFPGRGGPAAVVFDCSGDHPGREGSPHAWGGVVVAGRLPTHPRAASRLLKPELQVCVFCRNNKEAVALYTTHILKGPDGRVLCPVLRRYTCPLCGASGDNAHTIKYCPLSKMQAAKQLKHARTALGKKGR; encoded by the coding sequence ATGGAGGCTTTTCCCGGCGGCAAGCTGGAGCAGCACCGGCACCTGCCGGCCGTGGAGTGCCTGCCGGGCGCCCGCTACGGCGGCCGGAGTCACAGCGCCTGCGGGAACGTCTTCAACTCCTGGAACGACTACCTGGGGCTGGCCACCCTCATCACTAAGGCCGTGCGCCCCGGCAAGGGCTTCGGCGCCGAGCCCCCCtcggtggtggtggcggcggccgTGCCGccggccgaggaggaggaggaggaagaggaggaggaggaagaggcggcGGGGCCGTACTTCGAGGGCGCGCTGGACTTGCAGGACCTGGACCTGTGCGggcatcaccaccaccaccaccatcacggCGAGGGCCTGCTGGAGGAGCGCTTCGCCGACTTCAGCCCGTTCCCCGGGCGCGGCGGTCCCGCCGCCGTGGTCTTCGACTGCTCGGGGGATCACCCGGGCCGGGAGGGCTCGCCCCACGCCTGGGGCGGCGTGGTGGTGGCCGGGCGGCTGCCGACCCACCCGCGGGCCGCCTCCCGCCTGCTCAAACCCGAGCTGCAGGTTTGCGTCTTCTGCCGGAACAACAAGGAGGCGGTGGCCCTCTACACCACCCACATCCTCAAGGGACCCGACGGCCGCGTCCTCTGCCCGGTGCTGCGGCGCTACACCTGCCCCCTCTGCGGTGCCAGCGGCGACAATGCCCACACCATCAAGTACTGTCCCCTCTCCAAAATGCAGGCGGCCAAACAGCTCAAACACGCCCGGACGGCGCTGGGCAAGAAGGGCCGTTAG